A genome region from Chiroxiphia lanceolata isolate bChiLan1 chromosome 5, bChiLan1.pri, whole genome shotgun sequence includes the following:
- the PVALB gene encoding parvalbumin alpha isoform X1 — protein sequence MAMTDVLSAEDIKKAVGAFSAAESFNYKKFFEMVGLKKKSPEDVKKVFHILDKDRSGFIEEEELKFVLKGFTPEGRDLSDKETKALLAAGDKDGDGKIGAEEFATLVAES from the exons ATGGCTATGACTGACGTGCTCAGCGCTGAGGATATCAAGAAGGCTGTGGGAGCCTTTTCAG CGGCTGAATCTTTTAACTACAAGAAGTTTTTCGAGATGGTAGGATTGAAAAAGAAGAGTCCAGAAGATGTGAAGAAGGTTTTTCATATTCTTGATAAAGATCGAAGTGGCTTCATTGAAGAGGAAGAACTGAA GTTTGTACTGAAGGGCTTTACCCCAGAAGGAAGAGACCTATCAGACAAAGAAACGAaggctctcctggctgctggagaCAAGGACGGTGATGGTAAAATTGGCGCTGAGG aatTTGCAACTCTGGTGGCTGAATCATAA
- the PVALB gene encoding parvalbumin alpha isoform X2: MAMTDVLSAEDIKKAVGAFSAAESFNYKKFFEMVGLKKKSPEDVKKVFHILDKDRSGFIEEEELKFVLKGFTPEGRDLSDKETKALLAAGDKDGDGKIGAEAADLTWQ; this comes from the exons ATGGCTATGACTGACGTGCTCAGCGCTGAGGATATCAAGAAGGCTGTGGGAGCCTTTTCAG CGGCTGAATCTTTTAACTACAAGAAGTTTTTCGAGATGGTAGGATTGAAAAAGAAGAGTCCAGAAGATGTGAAGAAGGTTTTTCATATTCTTGATAAAGATCGAAGTGGCTTCATTGAAGAGGAAGAACTGAA GTTTGTACTGAAGGGCTTTACCCCAGAAGGAAGAGACCTATCAGACAAAGAAACGAaggctctcctggctgctggagaCAAGGACGGTGATGGTAAAATTGGCGCTGAGG CTGCTGACCTCACGTGGCAATAA